One Phalacrocorax aristotelis chromosome 12, bGulAri2.1, whole genome shotgun sequence DNA window includes the following coding sequences:
- the LOC142063842 gene encoding scavenger receptor cysteine-rich domain-containing protein DMBT1-like, translating into CDDVHCTGSEPSLFQCSHGGWGFHNYGYQEDAGVVCSVYLQHGFVVCRYNDSSSHCYHSSVSRLKKNAGSSQEKVSVVTGAVQLWEAHSENRNAELTSDTQVKEESQSSAPAASSHIPLALAAVVLAAAVLTVGGYILKRAGLRLSGGRNGCEGRVEVYHSSSWGTVCDDWWDVRDAQVVCRQLGCGQAMSAPGNAHFGPGSGPIFLDNLLCSGHEPFLQMCQHNGWGVHNCWHMEDASVICAGAGLRLSGGRNGCEGRVEVYHSSSWGTVCDDWWDVRDAQVVCRQLGCGQAMSAPGNAHFGPGSGPIFLDNLLCSGHEPFLQMCQHNGWGVHNCWHMEDASVICAGASEPCPVRLSGGRNGCEGRVEVYHSSSWGTVCDDWWDMRDAQVVCRQLGCGQAMSAPGNAHFGPGSGPIFLDNLLCSGHEPFLQMCQHNGWGVHNCWHMEDASVICAGAQPTPPAEWPYTTGAGLRLSGGRNGCEGRVEVYHSSSWGTVCDDWWDMRDAQVVCRQLGCGQAMSAPGNAHFGPGSGPIFLDNLLCSGHEPFLQMCQHNGWGVHNCWHMEDASVICAGAWAAGATINSLPFLSAAPYFCGGSISDSSGMLQSPFYPGSYPNNADCVWEIQVENNFRVMLTFRDIALQSGNCQYDYIEVYDGPPHSSQLLGRLCSGSFPTYTSSSNMMTVCFHSDSRYTFRGFQAHYSSVPADHNTSLLCLPDYMHAVISKDYLQFQGYSAQMVTLNDSHCKPTVTSHEVIFNIPYNGCGTIREENADTINYSNMIKVTSSGHIIKRKRNIHLHISCKMLQNTWMQIMYVAEDTIDINENQFGRYDVNITFYDSSSFLRQVHDSPYYIDLNQNVYLQAYLHSSDPNLIVFVDTCVASPDPHDFNTLAYDIIRNGCARDSSYTTYYSPYSHFARFKFNAFEFISRHTLVYLQCELVVCRFGDYSSHCYQGCINRSKRDTSSTEEKVRVSIGPLQLREEGLDSSVPCSPGGSH; encoded by the exons tgtgacgATGTGCACTGCACAGGGAGTGAGCCTTCCCTCTTTCAGTGCAGCCACGGTGGCTGGGGATTCCACAACTATGGCTACCAGGAAGATGCTGGTGTTGTGTGCTCAG TTTACCTGCAGCATGGGTTTGTGGTTTGCAGGTACAATGACTCCTCTTCCCACTGCTATCACAGCTCTGTTAGTCGGTTGAAGAAGAATGCAGGTTCTTCCCAGGAAAAAGTGAGTGTTGTTACTGGAGCTGTTCAACTTTGGGAAGCTCACTCTGAGAACAGGAATGCTG AGCTGACCTCTGACACCCAGGTGAAAGAGGAGTCTCAGAGCTCAGcgcctgctgccagctcccacaTTCCTCTGGCTCTGGCTGCCGtggtgctggcagctgctgttctTACTGTGGGAGGATATATTTTAAAGC GCGCGGGCCTGCGGCTCTCCGGCGGGAGGAACGGCTGTGAGGGCCGCGTGGAGGTgtaccacagcagcagctgggggacGGTGTGTGATGACTGGTGGGACGTGAGAGATGCCCAGGTGGTGTGCCGGCAGCTGGGCTGCGGCCAGGCCATGAGTGCCCCGGGCAACGCGCACTTCGGCCCCGGCTCCGGGCCCATCTTCCTGGACAACTTGTTGTGCAGTGGGCACGAGCCCTTCCTCCAGATGTGTCAGCACAATGGCTGGGGTGTGCACAACTGCTGGCATATGGAGGACGCCAGTGTCATCTGTGCAG GCGCGGGCCTGCGGCTCTCCGGCGGGAGGAACGGCTGTGAGGGCCGCGTGGAGGTgtaccacagcagcagctgggggacGGTGTGTGATGACTGGTGGGACGTGAGAGATGCCCAGGTGGTGTGCCGGCAGCTGGGCTGCGGCCAGGCCATGAGTGCCCCGGGCAACGCGCACTTCGGCCCCGGCTCCGGGCCCATCTTCCTGGACAACTTGTTGTGCAGTGGGCACGAGCCCTTCCTCCAGATGTGTCAGCACAATGGCTGGGGTGTGCACAACTGCTGGCATATGGAGGACGCCAGTGTCATCTGTGCAGGTGC GTccgagccctgccctg TGCGGCTCTCCGGCGGGAGGAACGGCTGTGAGGGCCGCGTGGAGGTgtaccacagcagcagctgggggacGGTGTGTGATGACTGGTGGGACATGAGAGATGCCCAGGTGGTGTGCCGGCAGCTGGGCTGCGGCCAGGCCATGAGTGCCCCGGGCAACGCGCACTTCGGCCCCGGCTCCGGGCCCATCTTCCTGGACAACTTGTTGTGCAGTGGGCACGAGCCCTTCCTCCAGATGTGTCAGCACAATGGCTGGGGTGTGCACAACTGCTGGCATATGGAGGACGCCAGTGTCATCTGTGCAG GTGCACAACCAACCCCCCCTGCTGAATGGCCTTACACAACAG GCGCGGGCCTGCGGCTCTCCGGCGGGAGGAACGGCTGTGAGGGCCGCGTGGAGGTgtaccacagcagcagctgggggacGGTGTGTGATGACTGGTGGGACATGAGAGATGCCCAGGTGGTGTGCCGGCAGCTGGGCTGCGGCCAGGCCATGAGTGCCCCGGGCAACGCGCACTTCGGCCCCGGCTCCGGGCCCATCTTCCTGGACAACTTGTTGTGCAGTGGGCACGAGCCCTTCCTCCAGATGTGTCAGCACAATGGCTGGGGTGTGCACAACTGCTGGCATATGGAGGACGCCAGTGTCATCTGTGCAGGTGCGTGGGCAGCAGGGGCCACCA TAaattctcttccatttctttctgcagcacccTATTTTTGTGGTGGCTCAATCTCAGATTCCTCTGGGATGCTGCAGAGTCCATTCTACCCTGGAAGTTATCCAAACAATGCTGACTGTGTGTGGGAAATACAAGTAGAGAATAATTTCCGTGTTATGCTCACATTTAGAGATATTGC GTTGCAAAGCGGCAATTGCCAGTATGACTACATTGAAGTCTATGACGGGCCGCCACactcttcccagcttcttgGGAGACTTTGTTCTGGTTCCTTTCCCACGTACACATCCTCTTCAAACATGATGACGGTTTGCTTCCACAGCGATTCTAGATACACCTTCAGAGGGTTTCAGGCTCACTACTCCTCCGTTCCAGCAGATCACAACACTA GCCTCCTGTGCTTGCCAGACTACATGCATGCAGTGATTAGCAAAGACTATCTCCAGTTTCAAGGCTACTCAGCGCAGATGGTCACCCTGAACGACAGCCACTGTAAACCAACAGTCACATCACACGAGGTTATATTCAACATACCCTACAACGGCTGTGGGACGATACGAGAG GAGAATGCTGATACAATCAACTATTCCAACATGATCAAAGTTACATCTTCTGGGCACATAATCAAGAGGAAAAGGAATATTCACTTACATATCAGTTGCAAAATGCTACAGAATACATGGATGCAAATAATGTATGTTGCTGAGGATACTATAGACATTAATGAAAATCAGTTTGGAAGATATGATGTGAACATCACTTTTTATGATTCCTCGTCATTCTTGCGGCAAGTGCACGACTCTCCATACTACATCGACCTGAACCAAAATGTGTACCTTCAAGCTTATCTTCACAGCTCTGACCCAAATCTGATCGTGTTTGTGGACACATGTGTGGCATCACCTGATCCTCATGATTTTAACACTCTGGCCTATGATATAATCAGGAATGG ATGTGCTAGAGATTCTTCCTATACCACGTACTACTCCCCCTATAGCCACTTTGCTCGGTTCAAATTTAATGCCTTTGAGTTCATTAGCCGCCATACATTAGTCTACCTGCAGTGTGAGCTGGTGGTGTGCAGATTCGGTGACTATTCCTCCCACTGCTACCAGGGCTGTATTAATAGGTCCAAGAGAGATACAAGTTCTACTGAAGAAAAAGTGAGAGTGTCTATTGGACCTCTTCAGCTTCGAGAAGAGG GGCTGGACTCCTCTGTGCCTTGTTCCCCAGGTGGTTCCCACTGA